The nucleotide window ttcagtgagcatatctgtaatgtattgaggtccttggccatttagtgatttatagaccagtaataatactttaaaatctattctgaatgtaactggcagccagtgtagagacctgaggacaggtgtgatgtgctctgatttcctgcttctggtcagaattctggctgcagcattctggatgagctgcaagtgtctgactgtctttttgggaaggccagtgaggagtccattacagtaatccaccctgctactgataaaagcatgaacaagtttctctaagtcttcactagaaacaaagcatctgattcttgcaatatttttcagatgatagtatgctgatttactgactgctttgacatgactgttgaaactcagatctgactccagagtcacaccaagattcttgaccttattttttgtcgtttgacctttagagccaaggcacgcattcaccttgagaacctcatctctgttcccaaacgcaatgacttcagttttctctttgtttaactgaagaaaattttggcacatccaatttttaatttcacGTATTAAGATAAACTCTGAGGAGTTCTTAAGAATTTTCTTAAGCATaactcttgtaaaaaaaaaaaaaaaaaaaaactcaagtggAAAAGTGGATTTCTTTCACATATGAATAACTTTAAAGTATAGTCTACAACAAATCATTATAGCTTATGTCTTAGCATCAAAATTAGCATCAACATCACAGTCAGGTTTTTGACATTAGCCATCAAAAGACAAtttatacacagaaaaaaatgtaaactactCATCAAATTAGACATGTACGACAAGAAGAGAAGCAAATTgcattgatgttgttgttgttgtctcttTTGGTCAGATGGCCTCTCAATTTAATGTCCCTAAAGCTaattttttcagatatttacaaATTCAAGATTCTGTGCGCAAAAAATAATTGCTTCAGATCTGGACACCATACTGGGCATAGATCCCTGTGCTAAATGTTcaatttctaaattatttaatataattgttaatCTGCAATTTTCTTCTGATAACTACTGGTCCATCTGGTCTCGAGACATTGGAGTTGACATTAACGAGCGACAAGGAAAGCGGTCTCGAACAGGGTTAATTCTTCCTCTGTGCACGGCACATGTCCATACAATACATGGTAGTGCATATAGCTCATTGGTCCAAGAGCAGGCTAGCTTGCATCAACCTGTCTATTGACCCTGAGTGCGACAGGTGTCATACTGGTTCAGCTACTCTTATCCATATGTTTTGGTCCTGTCCTTTACTCTTGTTGTCTGCTATTACCACTGTTCAAATTCCACCTTGTCCAATTATTGGTTTATTTCGGGTTATCCTACCCGGGCACACTTTACCCTCTCATTTGCTAGAGTTTGTAGCCTTCTTAACCCTTCTGGCTAGGCAATTATTCATCTAAACTATTTTCATTAAACTGTGAGAACCCCTTCGCAAAAAATGGCCAAACTCTTCAGCTTAACCCCTTTCTTTCTGATTGAGTCCACACCCCCTACTcccatatatacatgtatataaaataaattactggaCTGCACGTGTGTTATCAGACTGTGTGTACAGTACATCCACACTTGATTACTGACCTTGACTTTTTGTGTGCCTTGTTAATGTACATTATACTGTGTCATTAATACCACAATTGCTGGCTAATAATGTgcttgttgaaaaaaatatttaaagctttatctgccttaaaacaaaatatatgatTATATTCCTTTAAATGAAATTTATCACAGTTCGTTAATAAAAGTacattcaaatatatttaaaggGCAGAATGGCAATGTTAGTTTGCAGTCttttattctttatatatatatatatatatatatatatatatatatatatatatatatatatatatatatatatatatatacatataaagaataaAAGCTGGCTGGGTAAATGCTTGCTGTGTACTTATATATAAGTACCCAGCTAGCAAAGTTCACAGTTCACGGAATATACtttattctttatatatatatatatatatatatatatatatatatatatatatatatatatatatatatatatatatatatatatatatatatatattataaaagacGGCAAACTAACAATGACATTCTTCCCTTTAAATATTAGAATGTACTTTTATCAACGAACTGtgataaatttatttaatcatttaaattcatccatcatttaaattcatccatcatttaaattcattcatcatttatttaataatttaaaggaatataatcatatattttgttttaaggcACATAAAGCTTTACATATTTTTTCAACAAGCACATTAGCCAGCAATTGTGGCATTAATGACACAGTAACATGTACATTAACAGGGCACACAAAAAGTCAAGGTCAGTATTAAAGTGTGGATGTACTGTACACACAGTCTGATAACACACGTGCAGtccagtgatttattttatcagaGCCGAGAAAGACTGCTTACATACGGGTCACATTGGAGTGATTGTCCTACCTACAGAGCACTTTGCAGGACACTTGATGCCTACCTTTCAGTCTGTGTATTTAGCTGATGTTGATGTTTGCATCCGGTTGTCCATGTTGTCCTTATTATGAAGTTAGAATTACCAATATGGCATAAACTTTGTGATTTATTAGCATATTTCCTCAGCCTGAAGAGTACACCGCTGTATCCTGAAGTGGAGGCTGCCATGCTTGTGTTTATGTGAGGGCAGCTGGGACATGTAGTTTTACGGAGCATTCAGAAACTCGCAACTCTGCTGCTGAATGATAAGGAAAAAACTCAACTCCCACAATGCCACAAGCGCAACGGCGGAGTTTCCGGCGGTTACTTATGACGGCATTCACGATCCGCGAATACATAACTGAGGGGCAGCTGGTGGCGGGAGATTCACGCACGGTACTGCACGTGAACGATCAGTTTTTGGCACTTCTATATCGTCAGAACTTTTTATTTCAATAACAATGGCACTGCAGCACAACGGCACCGCTTCCAAACTGGCCAAACACAACGGCGAAACTAGCGATCATCACCCCTCTACAAACGGAAAGGAAGAAGCCGAGCACGAACACGCTGATCGGTTCACTTTCACCTCCGAACCAACACTTGAAGACATCCGCCGCATGCAGGCTGAGTTCACGGACGAGAGGAACTGGAACCAGTTTCACCAGCCGCGGAACCTGCTTCTGGCTCTGGTAGGAGAGGTCGGCGAGGTGTCGGAGCTATTCCAGTGGCGTGGGGAGGTGGCGGAGGGTCTACCTGACTGGACCGAACCGGAGCGGGAGCATCTGGCCCAGGAACTCAGCGACGTTTTGATCTATCTGGTTGAACTGGCCGAGAAATGCCACGTTGATTTACCTCGAGCTGTCCTGCGCAAAATGGCATTAAACCGACTCAAGTACCCAGCTAGCAAAGTTCACGGATCAGCTAAGAAATACACTGAATACAAGGACTGATGTGGATGATGTATTTTAGACAAAGACGATCGTTACTGAATAGTTTATAACAGATGGAGCTGATACCGAGTTCCTTAAAACCCCCCTAAAATCACCGTGCTCCTAAAGGTCCTAGTTTTCTTCGTTTAATCTACAGGTGGACACTCTACTCTGTTTTAGGTTGatcttttaaaaatctgaatGCAAGAAACTTGTTTGCACATTTTCCTACTGTAAGCAGCTAAAGTTTTAtagttgttttcttttattttccaaattattttaccaaagctGTTCTGGACAACGTTACTTTGTACTGTGTAGTGTTTTTGCATGACAGTAAAGTGTTTTGCAACACACATGGtctgtttgcagatatttactCTGGAAACTGGAATGTTTTTGTTATAACAGCTAGATACGTTGGCTCTCTAAGTGTTCAGTGTTTTGGATGTGCATGAACCCTTAACAGTATAGCATCTTAATATATGGTCCCTCAAGATGCTTCCTATTCTGGCAGAAGATTTGAACCTGCACtcaagtctatatatatatatatatatatatatatatatatatatatatatatatatatatatatatatatatatatataaactgcatgTGCGATTATGATCAGGATTGCAGTTAAACTTTATTCTAACAATCTGTCTTTATTGATTAAACTGTTTCCGCAAAGACATGTCATCGGTTATGTGgttggtaataaaaaaaaaaaaacactttaaaggaGGAAATCTCTGTACCAGTAGTGCATTTGTATGCAATTTAATTTGGCCTCAGCATTAAAGTTAGGCAGAGCTCCCAAAGTACTGCTagaacagctttttttttaattaaaaaaaaatatatatatatatatttttttttttttgaaagttagTAATattttcattccttttcttttctggggtttttacagtggaatgaacaccaaccttatccagcgtatgttttacacagcagatgcccttccagctgtaacccatcactggacaacaaaaacatccatacacacacacacacacactgctaacaatttagcttaccaaattcacctatagcgcatgtctttggactttggggggaaATGGAGCACCaggtggaaacccacaccaacacagggagaacaagcaaacttcatacagaaacaccaactgacccagccaagactcgaaccagcagcctttttgctgtgaggcgaacgtgctacccactgtgccaccgtgcagcctagtaatatattttaacttgggtaaatgttttttaaaagatcCAATTTCCTGTCAAAAAAGTTTgtatagtaatttttattttttatgtcttttatAGTTAAAACCAAATAAGCCAACACAATTTTGTGTAAGAACAAATATTTTGTGAAAGTACACATTTAAGAGATATTCAGAAATGCATTTCTTAATACTGAATATATTAGTTCATAATGACTGTTACCTTGTTGTCCACTTGCATACTTCACTTACACAATCACAACTAATGCAGTACTGTGCTTATTATGTAACCTGAAAGTTAGCATGACTTGTTGCCTCAACAAAAGCTGAATAGGACTTTGCCTTTTGTGTTATGGCAGAATGACTAAACCTTTTGTTCAATATGATAATCTGCACTGCTTTTAGTAactgtaaaccaggggtgtccaaactgagtcctggagggctggtgacctgctgagtttagctcaaacttgcttcaacacacctgcctggaagaatagtatatctagtaagagcttgattagctgcttcagatGTGTTCGATTGGGGtttgagctaaactctccaggacactggccctccaggaccgagattgaacACCCCCTGGACTAAATAATGTGGAGTAAAAAGCTAAAATTAGGCTACACAATGTAATGTTTCACAATAAATATCTGTTTTCTGTACAATAATTtgtacaataaacaaacaaaaaaaaatcttcataaaACTGCGGGGATCAGGGACCTGTAAAGCAAGAGTTGTATTTTAAATTAGCATATAGGAGATAATGCAACATCAACCTGTAAAAATAGTTTACCAAACAGCACATGGCTCCATATTTCATCACAGTGTTGCATTGACCCTTTTTATTCAGTGTTTCACATGTGAAAGGTTAACAAGTGCTGATTACATGAAGCAGCCTGAAGTTGGTATATCGGTTATCAGCTAATTATCGACTAGCTAATCTGTTTTCGCTAGTGAACTCCTGATTGAAATAATTTGAAAGTTGACAATTTACTCGCCCTTAATTGGTTCCAAacgtttgagttttttttttttaatttctgttgaACGCtagcaaagatattttgaagaaagttagaaacctgtaaacattgactttttTTAAGCAGGAAAAGCATATACTATGAAAGCCAATGGTTATTGtcgatttaaaacattttcctgtttttaaaaaataaataataaagtaaataatgccAGAATTCTCTATTTTAGATGAACTACTACTTTAACCCTACACTTCTttcatattttagtattttggttcaAATTGGGTCACTCTTAACCTGTTGTTGAGAACAAAACATGTCAACATTCATATGGAAGCTAAAATCCATCATGACAGCTCTCACTGGTTACTTTGGGAAAAGATGGATATGGAACTCTAACTAGCAAAGTTAAGTTCTGGACACATAATTAAAACGGCTCAATAGTAGATGTTTGGTCTCCTGAGCTGAGTGTCACATTATTAAGATGCTCATGCACTCAGGAGCAACATTAAGATTGAAGACTGTTAGATGAACCATTTGACAAAGGCAAAGCTGGCCATTGTGGCACAGATGATTTCGGTGCATGTATAGCATATTCAAGTTCATCATTAGAttatttaaatg belongs to Danio rerio strain Tuebingen ecotype United States chromosome 1, GRCz12tu, whole genome shotgun sequence and includes:
- the dctpp1 gene encoding glutamyl-tRNA(Gln) amidotransferase subunit B, mitochondrial; this translates as MALQHNGTASKLAKHNGETSDHHPSTNGKEEAEHEHADRFTFTSEPTLEDIRRMQAEFTDERNWNQFHQPRNLLLALVGEVGEVSELFQWRGEVAEGLPDWTEPEREHLAQELSDVLIYLVELAEKCHVDLPRAVLRKMALNRLKYPASKVHGSAKKYTEYKD